In Lotus japonicus ecotype B-129 chromosome 5, LjGifu_v1.2, one genomic interval encodes:
- the LOC130721563 gene encoding uncharacterized protein LOC130721563, translated as MSQENGTANVFAPPSQDSNKRSKISYSREFLLSLSKADCPNAVKLPKEVQLSISCVFQDSPGILSVPTCVSDSGLQKIMPQKISPRVIDVDSANHQLHRTIEPYRPPCRYKALPPPRDSNVLLNGDTSVSSEGTIQEKTERESWRKDIVREVEEDKGNSIQNIDSKDRSEEFLMTPATRNSNILQFISNLMINEQLDASSKLSLIEGAVRGNSVHPSTLPEMTKSCSTQRQQDLTTDKIVNPWQSSGNHINTYCHLSALDTDHLMKSEECSNFDVEYPIGTCQVMESLKKSRPTSFHNQENCGNFKKNLCRVAYEQGTVELQLSNLSLQDVKQAIPVIPKQDRCNPDLQSQEELELNSSCNSLDGESNSSSEICWPDEDSLIAFDGSFLLPEVGNSAVGDNFMSNPETSPNKADGFSPRSPHEMIEKLVESILNDDDSTPAPHFDDPIVHHGAGTGFYPPVHAQQPYPQLCSNQLNPRRGQQSHNSFQENFIGSPTFSLFSHPFPSNSISPPFLLSQDDMRRFDHEVGQSKFQQMINPSKLNLSSLCEPQTGVPVPPHLPASRMTCCTQKLNSMQGCLGYHESSYGGFIRPPSLDLHGDSARNWNPYVGGFQ; from the exons GCGATCGAAAATTTCGTACTCGAGAGAGTTTCTTCTCTCTTTATCAAAAGCAGATTGTCCTAATGCGGTGAAATTACCGAAGGAGGTTCAGCTCTCAATTTCATG TGTGTTTCAAGATTCACCTGGAATTCTATCTGTGCCTACTTGTGTTTCAG ACTCAGGACTTCAGAAAATCATGCCTCAGAAAATTTCTCCAAGGGTTATAGATGTAGACAGTGCTAATCATCAGCTCCATAGGACTATTGAACCGTATCGGCCTCCATGTCGTTACAAG GCACTACCTCCACCTAGAGACAGCAATGTCTTGCTTAACGGTGACACATCTGTATCTTCTGAGGGAACAATTCAAGAGAAAACAGAACGGGAAAGTTGGAGAAAAG aTATAGTCAGGGAAGTGGAGGAGGACAAGGGGAATTCTATACAAAACATAGATTCGAAGGATCGTTCAGAGGAATTTCTGATGACACCAGCAACAAGAAATTCAAATATCTTGCAGTTTATTTCCAATCTTATGATCAATGAGCAATTAGATGCTTCATCGAAACTAAGTCTGATTGAAGGAGCTGTAAGAGGCAATTCTGTTCATCCATCCACCTTGCCGGAGATGACTAAAAGTTGTTCTACACAAAGGCAGCAAGATTTAACTACTGATAAAATAGTAAATCCATGGCAGTCGTCTGGAAACCATATAAACACATATTGTCATCTTTCAGCGTTGGATACTGATCACCTAATGAAGTCTGAAGAATGTTCAAACTTTGATGTGGAATATCCAATAGGAACTTGCCAAGTTATGGAATCTCTAAAGAAAAGTAGACCAACAAGCTTCCATAACCAAGAGAATTGCGGAAATTTCAAGAAAAACCTTTGTCGAGTGGCATATGAGCAAGGTACCGTGGAGTTGCAATTAAGTAATTTGTCTTTGCAAGATGTCAAGCAAGCAATTCCAGTCATCCCGAAGCAAGATCGATGCAACCCTGATCTCCAATCTCAGGAGGAGTTGGAGTTAAATTCTTCCTGCAACAGCTTAGATGGAGAATCAAATTCTAGCTCTGAAATTTGCTGGCCTGATGAGGACAGTTTAATTGCATTTGATGGATCATTCTTGTTGCCAGAGGTGGGAAATTCGGCTGTGGGTGATAATTTCATGTCTAACCCTGAAACAAGTCCAAATAAAGCTGATGGGTTCAGTCCAAGATCACCTCATGAGATGATCGAAAAGCTAGTGGAGTCCATACTCAATGATGATGACAGTACTCCTGCACCACATTTTGATGATCCTATAGTGCATCATGGAGCTGGAACGGGCTTTTACCCCCCTGTGCATGCACAGCAACCTTACCCTCAGCTCTGTTCTAATCAGTTGAATCCAAGAAGGGGTCAACAAAGTCATAACAGTTTTCAAGAAAACTTCATTGGTTCCCCCACATTTTCTCTGTTTTCCCACCCTTTCCCATCCAACTCAATTTCTCCACCTTTCCTTCTTTCCCAAGATGACATGAGAAGGTTTGATCATGAAGTCGGTCAATCGAAATTCCAGCAGATGATAAATCCAAGCAAACTTAATCTCAGCTCATTGTGTGAACCACAAACTGGTGTTCCAGTTCCACCACACCTGCCTGCATCTCGCATGACTTGTTGCACCCAAAAGCTAAACTCAATGCAGGGTTGCTTAGGATATCATGAATCGAGCTATGGAGGTTTCATAAGACCACCGAGTCTTG ATCTTCATGGTGATAGCGCAAGGAACTGGAACCCTTATGTTGGAGGTTTTCAGTAG